CATTTAGATACTGATGATGGTAAATTTGTCATGACATTTTGCAAATCATGGACATGTCCGATAGTAGAACACAGAGGAAAAAAATAGGCTATCCGATATTTATTTTGACTTTGAAACTCCCATTTTCTTTGATGAGCTTACTATAAAATGGTATGAAATGTGAATCTATGATTAACCTAAGATAGGTTGCCATTACACCCGGGAGAATTAGCTGGCTTTTAATTTTCATCCCATCCCGTATCTGGCAAGAAATAGTATCGTTTTCCTTTACATATATTTTGGCTTCTGTTCCTTCCTTTAATTTTTTAACTTCAGACTTTTTTAAGCGTATACCAGCTTTGAAGGATCTTTCAGGCTCATTTAAAGATCCTCTGTGTTCCAAGAATCTTTCATGGGCTTTTTTTGAAGTGTAACCTTTTTCTACGCTCTTTGATACGAACCAGGCCCTTTGAATTATCTTTTCCCTTTTTTGGTCTGGTGGTATCCACCCCTTTTTCTCATAATATCCTATTAGCTTATAAACTTCTCTCCTGGTTACATTCATTTCCATTGAGCTTAAGGTTAGTCTTGTAAGCACTGGACCATACCCGGCCCTTCTAAATGTTGCCCATATCTGGTTTTCTGTATTATATGGTCTCCATTTGACGATGGAGTTTATAAGCTTGGCGTTAAGGTAGGCTATCTCTAGGAGGTCTGCTCTTGAAAGCTTGTTCATTTTATCCTTTATCAAATTGAAGTTCCTTTTACCTGGGGCTTTTCTTTTTTTCAGTTCTTTTTCAAGGATTTTTATAGTGGTTTCTGGTAAAAGTTTGGCCACGTCTTCGGTTATTTTCAAGTTATTTTCTATTATCTTTTTTCTTATTTCTCTTCCTGAAATCTTTGAACCGTTTTCTGTAAATTCTGGGATGATGTGAAACTTCATTTTCCGGTTGTATTTTTTCTGGAAGAATTCGTTAACGGCAAACCATCTGATAACATTCCTATTTGGAAGTTTTGCCGGTATTCCGCTGAATATGCCTCTTTTGGCGAAATATTTTGCCTCTTTCTTTATGATTTTGGGGGGGACGTTAGCAGCATCCACATAATCTGTAACACCATCCTCTATCATCATAGCTATCCTTATAGGTACAGTGTATGCTAGTGTTAGCCTGTAGTGTAGGCCTTCGATGGGTATGACTTCATCAGCCCCTGCTTTGAGGGCCATTTTTTTACGAGCTTCGTATGATGCGAAGAATGGGGCATGGTTGGCACTATAATCCTTGTTAAGGTATATGACGAGTTTGCTTCCAATTTTTTCTGCTATTTCGCGTCCTTTTTCTATAAGTTTCATGTGTCCTTTATGTAGTGGGTCGAAATCTGCGCTTATCCCAATCATCGAATCCCTTTTTTTGTGAATTGTCGCACTCTAATTTGACTCTGAAGGTTAAGAATCTATTCTATGGTCTTTATTTGATTATAAATCATGTTCTTCAACTTTGGGTTTTTTTAGGATGTCATATGGGTTGACTTTCTGATTTTTTTTGTTATTTAACAAAACCAACTTCTTTGGTCTTGCATATGGGGGGGATAAATTTTGGGTGGATTATCCATAGGCTTGGTATTTGATTTCAGTTGTTGATCTTGTGAAATTTCCGAGTTCTTTTTCGGCGATCCATCTATTGTAGCAGTTGCATTTTATTGTTGGTATGATTTTTTGGGTTAGGTTGGATTCTATGATCATTTTTTTGAGTTTCGTGTTACATTTTTTACAATTGTATGGGCCTCTTGGTGTTCCTAGTCCTGAGGTGTCCATTATTGTGGGTATTTTAAGGTTTTTTCGCGTGTTATTTATGATTTCGATGAGGCTCCATATCCATGGGGGCTTATATGAGCCTTTTTTCCAGAGTTCTTCCATTACTGTGCCTTTGTGTATGGTTGATGGGCAGAATGATATTCTGTCAACGCCTATTTTTTCTGCGTAGACTGCGGAGTTGATGGCATCTTGAATGGCTTCTTTTTCACTTGTTAAGATGGGCTTTATAAGTATATAAGCCTTTGATTTTATATTGAAATCCTTTTTTAGACTTTTTATGGTTCTGATGGCTCTTTCGAAATCTTTTTTTGTGAAGCCCTTGTTTATTTTGTATTTACGGGTGTAATCGTCTGCTGTTTCAAGTCCTATGCTAACCTCTAATATTTTGTTTGGGGCGTGATTGCAACATTCAATGAGTATCTTCTTGTTTACGTACTCTGGACGGGATTCTATTATTATCTCCTCTATTTTATCTATTTCATTGAGATGTTCTAGTATGA
This DNA window, taken from Methanothermobacter tenebrarum, encodes the following:
- a CDS encoding adenylyltransferase/cytidyltransferase family protein, with amino-acid sequence MIGISADFDPLHKGHMKLIEKGREIAEKIGSKLVIYLNKDYSANHAPFFASYEARKKMALKAGADEVIPIEGLHYRLTLAYTVPIRIAMMIEDGVTDYVDAANVPPKIIKKEAKYFAKRGIFSGIPAKLPNRNVIRWFAVNEFFQKKYNRKMKFHIIPEFTENGSKISGREIRKKIIENNLKITEDVAKLLPETTIKILEKELKKRKAPGKRNFNLIKDKMNKLSRADLLEIAYLNAKLINSIVKWRPYNTENQIWATFRRAGYGPVLTRLTLSSMEMNVTRREVYKLIGYYEKKGWIPPDQKREKIIQRAWFVSKSVEKGYTSKKAHERFLEHRGSLNEPERSFKAGIRLKKSEVKKLKEGTEAKIYVKENDTISCQIRDGMKIKSQLILPGVMATYLRLIIDSHFIPFYSKLIKENGSFKVKINIG
- a CDS encoding archaeosine biosynthesis radical SAM protein RaSEA is translated as MIKTSFSRNMMKELALKTRKKAIKRIRRKSPEELATTWCQEDLLYSGRGKAIFMILPTRGCSWALSQSGGCTMCSYLSDSLLEDIKAEKLNKIFIDLISQYKIKEKTAVKIFISGSFLNPEEFPEESRKFILEHLNEIDKIEEIIIESRPEYVNKKILIECCNHAPNKILEVSIGLETADDYTRKYKINKGFTKKDFERAIRTIKSLKKDFNIKSKAYILIKPILTSEKEAIQDAINSAVYAEKIGVDRISFCPSTIHKGTVMEELWKKGSYKPPWIWSLIEIINNTRKNLKIPTIMDTSGLGTPRGPYNCKKCNTKLKKMIIESNLTQKIIPTIKCNCYNRWIAEKELGNFTRSTTEIKYQAYG